A genomic window from Clostridium aceticum includes:
- a CDS encoding ATP-dependent DNA helicase produces MSIRLKALFEYDKKEEFLHKLTEWIGDVFYDILPEHGYEVREEQIFTAFQLADAVCNKKVHLAEAGLGTGKTFAYLLTAIAYARFSGKPVVIACASAALQEQLVGPKGDIQTLSRILGLEIDARMAKDPRQYICDVRVNESRSFFTDTSDTMSNEIRQWLEKTKHGERSEMPLIPDRTWRQIGWDESMSCDTCSSRGFCKLVKAREHYRPTKDLIIADHEIFFHDLWTREERIADGKRPILPSYSAVIFDEGHKVMLPAAMQAGQQIIKEDIDDIILILEQIQGARESLISVVIALEEASSDFFSRLNHCVMAGEHSHRLALRVDSMLLKAAAAFYRALDRLLLEIQIEQELYIESLPASLLQTFEVQIEKVMVALNRFCKNRSKDVIIWVDRWDNSFWVVPRNLSEMLNTHLLDKGLPVVFTSATLSNEGDFSYFSRTLGLQNPSSSTVGSSFDIEEQVVVYLPQSQLNGYEGTRFSHSIKELVALLKLNKGRALVLTNSLDEVKKIRKGLDEHQLPFEILWEDRGERGYLVRKFREEVSSVLIGASFWEGIDVPGESLSLLIIWQLPFPPLDPLIEVQRKEAKEEGLDPVTKIDYPEMGLKLKQGCGRLIRKKDDRGSIVIMESVIGAPWEKIVTGALPSGARIKAVEELLDYTK; encoded by the coding sequence ATGTCTATAAGATTGAAAGCACTCTTTGAGTACGATAAAAAAGAAGAATTTTTACATAAATTAACTGAATGGATTGGTGATGTTTTTTATGATATCCTACCAGAACATGGCTATGAAGTTCGGGAGGAACAAATATTTACTGCCTTTCAACTTGCGGATGCAGTTTGCAATAAAAAAGTACACTTAGCTGAAGCGGGACTTGGTACAGGTAAGACATTTGCCTATTTACTTACAGCAATCGCCTATGCTCGTTTCAGTGGGAAACCTGTAGTGATTGCATGTGCCTCGGCAGCACTTCAAGAACAGCTTGTAGGACCGAAAGGAGATATTCAGACGCTTTCTCGTATACTTGGATTAGAGATAGATGCACGGATGGCAAAGGATCCACGGCAGTATATCTGCGATGTTCGGGTAAATGAATCAAGAAGCTTTTTTACTGACACATCAGACACAATGTCTAATGAGATTCGTCAATGGCTAGAGAAAACCAAGCATGGCGAACGTTCAGAAATGCCACTGATACCAGATCGTACGTGGAGGCAGATAGGTTGGGATGAGTCTATGTCTTGTGATACGTGTTCTAGTCGTGGATTTTGCAAACTTGTTAAAGCAAGAGAGCATTATCGACCTACGAAGGATTTAATTATTGCTGACCATGAAATCTTCTTTCATGATTTATGGACACGAGAAGAAAGGATTGCTGATGGTAAAAGACCTATTCTTCCCAGCTATTCCGCAGTCATTTTTGATGAGGGGCATAAGGTTATGCTTCCAGCAGCCATGCAGGCAGGACAACAAATTATTAAGGAGGATATAGATGACATTATCCTCATATTAGAACAAATCCAAGGAGCTAGGGAATCTCTAATTTCAGTAGTGATTGCCTTAGAAGAAGCTTCTTCTGATTTTTTTTCAAGACTTAATCACTGTGTGATGGCAGGTGAACATTCGCATCGCTTAGCACTTCGAGTAGATAGTATGCTACTTAAAGCAGCAGCTGCTTTTTATAGGGCCTTAGACAGATTACTTCTTGAGATACAAATTGAACAAGAACTATACATAGAATCTCTCCCTGCAAGTTTGCTGCAAACCTTTGAAGTTCAAATAGAAAAGGTAATGGTGGCATTAAACAGATTTTGCAAAAATAGAAGTAAGGATGTGATCATTTGGGTAGATCGGTGGGATAACAGTTTTTGGGTGGTTCCAAGGAATTTAAGTGAGATGCTAAATACACATTTGTTGGACAAGGGATTACCTGTAGTGTTTACCTCTGCGACTTTAAGCAATGAAGGTGATTTTAGTTATTTTTCTCGAACACTTGGGTTACAAAACCCATCTAGTTCTACTGTTGGAAGTTCCTTTGATATTGAAGAACAAGTTGTTGTTTATTTACCTCAATCTCAGCTAAATGGCTATGAGGGCACTAGGTTTTCCCATAGCATTAAAGAATTAGTAGCTTTATTAAAGTTAAATAAAGGGCGTGCCCTAGTTCTTACCAATTCCTTAGATGAAGTAAAGAAAATTAGAAAAGGACTAGATGAGCATCAGCTGCCTTTCGAGATTTTATGGGAGGATAGAGGAGAGCGAGGATATCTGGTACGAAAGTTTCGAGAGGAAGTATCATCTGTATTGATTGGTGCTAGTTTTTGGGAGGGAATCGATGTACCTGGTGAGTCACTATCCCTTCTTATCATTTGGCAGCTTCCTTTTCCACCTTTAGATCCTTTAATTGAAGTACAACGTAAAGAAGCAAAGGAAGAAGGACTAGATCCAGTGACGAAAATAGATTATCCTGAAATGGGTCTGAAACTAAAACAAGGATGCGGTAGATTGATCAGAAAAAAGGATGATCGAGGATCGATAGTCATCATGGAGTCTGTGATAGGAGCCCCTTGGGAAAAAATAGTCACAGGAGCACTACCTTCTGGAGCAAGAATTAAAGCAGTAGAAGAGCTATTAGACTATACAAAGTAG
- a CDS encoding DUF3786 domain-containing protein — MSEDKKNNYKLCYENLCLEFAKHDPTEMAIQSGALYDADKKQFTLTYLNREYLISYPAGSIQLKEPHEESPLLDDEKCGLKILLISYLHRCTKTPLVKKWVPFRELKGVGHTYDHFARQGISKLVGFFGNKGELFSKAVSKIGGKKYPSGDIGFEINVLPNLPIVLILWLGDEEFDATAAVLYDPSAVQQLHVEDLAVVGSLVADELIWIANKL; from the coding sequence ATGAGTGAAGATAAGAAAAATAATTACAAGCTTTGTTATGAAAATTTGTGTTTAGAATTTGCCAAGCATGATCCCACAGAAATGGCAATACAAAGCGGTGCCTTATATGATGCTGATAAAAAACAATTTACCTTAACTTACTTAAATAGAGAATATCTCATCTCTTATCCAGCAGGAAGCATTCAGCTAAAAGAACCACATGAGGAAAGTCCTCTCCTAGATGATGAAAAGTGTGGTTTAAAAATTTTACTTATTAGCTATCTTCACCGGTGTACTAAGACGCCACTTGTAAAGAAATGGGTGCCTTTTAGAGAACTTAAAGGCGTTGGTCATACCTACGATCATTTTGCTCGCCAAGGTATCAGTAAATTAGTAGGTTTTTTTGGAAACAAAGGAGAGCTTTTTTCAAAGGCTGTTTCTAAAATTGGAGGCAAAAAATATCCTTCTGGAGATATAGGCTTTGAAATTAATGTATTGCCCAATCTACCAATAGTTTTAATTTTATGGTTGGGAGATGAAGAATTTGACGCCACTGCTGCGGTTCTTTACGATCCTTCAGCTGTACAACAGTTACATGTAGAAGACTTAGCTGTTGTAGGCTCTTTAGTAGCTGATGAACTTATTTGGATAGCCAATAAGCTATGA